From Streptomyces sp. 6-11-2, one genomic window encodes:
- a CDS encoding ATP/GTP-binding protein — protein sequence MGSATSELPSHRTPLDDAAETGLKIVIVGGFGVGKTTLVRSVSEIRPLNTEEVMTQAGVGVDETSAVATKTTTTVAFDFGRISLNERMVLYLFGAPGQERFWFLWDRLFSGTLGAVVLVDTRRMNDSWYAIDRLEHHRTPFVVAVNRFDDDTNRYSLEEIRQALALPEHVPMLDCDARVRQSGKDVLVTLVDHLYELAMAQEATP from the coding sequence ATGGGCTCCGCAACCTCTGAGCTGCCCTCCCACCGCACGCCACTGGACGACGCGGCGGAGACCGGCCTGAAGATCGTCATCGTGGGCGGTTTCGGTGTCGGCAAGACGACCCTGGTCCGCTCGGTGAGCGAGATCCGGCCGCTGAACACCGAGGAGGTGATGACGCAGGCCGGCGTGGGCGTCGACGAGACCAGCGCGGTCGCGACGAAGACGACCACGACGGTGGCGTTCGACTTCGGGCGGATCAGCCTCAACGAGCGGATGGTGCTGTACCTGTTCGGCGCGCCGGGCCAGGAGCGCTTCTGGTTCCTCTGGGACAGGCTGTTCTCCGGGACGCTGGGCGCCGTGGTGCTCGTGGACACGCGCCGGATGAACGACTCCTGGTACGCGATCGACCGGCTGGAGCACCACAGGACGCCGTTCGTGGTGGCCGTCAACCGGTTCGACGACGACACCAACCGGTACTCCCTGGAAGAGATCCGCCAGGCGCTCGCGCTGCCCGAGCACGTGCCGATGCTCGACTGCGACGCGCGGGTCCGGCAGTCCGGCAAGGATGTGCTGGTCACCCTCGTGGACCACCTGTACGAACTGGCCATGGCCCAGGAGGCGACACCGTGA
- a CDS encoding DUF742 domain-containing protein has product MMRKPVDTGDPDRLYTVTAGRSRADESFDLVTLIVSECRPTAGMQSEHARILELCQHPTAVVEIAAELKLPITVVRILLGDLLDTGRITARHPRAARSVASLPDSALLKEVLHGLRNL; this is encoded by the coding sequence GTGATGCGCAAGCCCGTGGACACCGGTGACCCCGACCGGCTCTACACGGTCACGGCCGGCCGGAGCCGCGCCGACGAGTCCTTCGACCTGGTCACCCTCATCGTCAGCGAGTGCCGGCCCACCGCGGGAATGCAGTCGGAGCACGCCCGGATCCTGGAGCTGTGCCAACACCCCACGGCCGTCGTCGAGATCGCCGCGGAGCTGAAGCTGCCGATCACGGTGGTGCGGATCCTGCTCGGCGACCTGCTCGACACGGGCCGCATCACCGCCCGCCACCCGCGTGCGGCGCGGTCCGTCGCCTCCCTCCCCGATTCCGCCCTTCTCAAGGAGGTGCTCCATGGGCTCCGCAACCTCTGA
- a CDS encoding cytochrome P450 — MTDPSSAQPAPPGCPAHHADAVRLGGLEYQQTPSQLYRALRREHGAVAPVLLDGDIPAWLVLGYSEVTYVTSHDELFARDSRRWNQWENIPADWPLMPYVGYQPSVLFTEGDEHRRRAGVITEALEGVDQFELARNCQLIADRLIADFAGSGQAELMTGYAHALPMRAVVQMCGMPTSGEDTRQLVEDLRISLDAAEGDDPVAAYGRVGERLRQLVKDKRVSPGPDVTSRMLLHPAGLTDEEIVQDLISVIAAAQQPTANWICNTLRLLLTDERFAVNVSGGRLSVGEALNEALWLDTPTQNFIGRWAVRDTQLGGRQIRAGDCLVLGLAAANTDPQIWPDSHVGAENAAHLSFSNGEHRCPYPAPLLADVMARTAVETLLERLPDLVLSVEPEELSWRPSIWMRGLTALPVQFTPVVH; from the coding sequence GTGACCGACCCCTCTTCCGCGCAACCGGCTCCGCCGGGCTGCCCCGCCCACCACGCCGACGCGGTGCGCCTGGGAGGCCTCGAGTACCAGCAGACCCCGTCGCAGCTGTACCGCGCGCTGCGCCGCGAGCACGGCGCGGTCGCGCCGGTGCTGCTCGACGGGGACATCCCGGCCTGGCTGGTGCTCGGCTACTCCGAGGTCACCTACGTGACCAGCCACGACGAGCTGTTCGCACGGGACTCCCGGCGCTGGAACCAGTGGGAGAACATCCCGGCGGACTGGCCGCTGATGCCGTACGTCGGATACCAGCCGTCGGTGCTGTTCACCGAGGGCGACGAGCACCGGCGGCGGGCCGGGGTGATCACGGAGGCGCTGGAGGGCGTCGACCAGTTCGAGCTGGCCCGCAACTGCCAGTTGATCGCCGACCGGCTCATCGCCGACTTCGCGGGCAGCGGCCAGGCGGAGCTGATGACCGGTTACGCGCACGCCCTGCCGATGCGGGCCGTGGTGCAGATGTGCGGGATGCCGACCTCGGGTGAGGACACCCGGCAGCTCGTCGAGGACCTGCGGATCTCGCTGGACGCCGCGGAGGGCGACGATCCGGTGGCGGCGTACGGGCGCGTGGGCGAGCGGCTGCGGCAGCTGGTGAAGGACAAGCGGGTCAGCCCCGGTCCGGACGTCACCTCGCGCATGCTGCTGCATCCGGCGGGGCTGACGGACGAGGAGATCGTCCAGGACCTGATCTCGGTGATCGCCGCGGCGCAGCAGCCGACGGCGAACTGGATCTGCAACACGCTCAGGCTGCTGCTGACGGACGAGCGGTTCGCCGTGAACGTGTCGGGCGGCCGGCTCAGCGTGGGCGAGGCGCTCAACGAGGCGCTGTGGCTGGACACGCCGACGCAGAACTTCATCGGGCGCTGGGCCGTTCGGGACACCCAACTGGGCGGGCGGCAGATCCGGGCGGGCGACTGCCTGGTGCTGGGGCTGGCCGCGGCCAACACCGATCCGCAGATCTGGCCCGATTCGCACGTGGGCGCGGAGAACGCCGCGCACCTGTCGTTCAGCAACGGCGAGCACCGCTGTCCCTATCCGGCACCGCTGCTGGCGGACGTGATGGCGCGGACGGCGGTCGAGACGCTGCTGGAGCGCCTGCCCGACCTGGTGCTGTCGGTGGAGCCCGAGGAGCTGTCCTGGCGCCCGTCGATCTGGATGCGGGGGCTGACGGCGCTGCCGGTGCAGTTCACACCGGTGGTGCACTAG
- a CDS encoding type II toxin-antitoxin system VapC family toxin — protein sequence MSGTLVLDCEGLSKLVRRSPELTEWLAAAEAEDIRIITSSVTLVEARDPKINQARFDYAVSRVNIVPPTEAIARHASKLLAAAGLHGHKYALDALVAATALASPSLVTVLTSDPEDLQMLCGPGVHIIKI from the coding sequence GTGAGCGGCACCCTCGTCCTGGACTGCGAGGGCCTGTCCAAACTCGTACGCCGCTCACCCGAGCTCACCGAGTGGCTGGCTGCGGCAGAGGCAGAGGACATCCGCATCATTACCAGCTCCGTCACCCTCGTTGAAGCCCGCGACCCCAAGATCAACCAGGCCCGCTTCGACTATGCCGTCTCGCGCGTCAACATCGTCCCGCCCACCGAAGCCATCGCACGACACGCGAGCAAGCTGCTCGCGGCAGCCGGCCTACACGGCCACAAATACGCCCTCGACGCCCTCGTGGCCGCCACCGCACTGGCCTCCCCCTCCCTCGTGACCGTCCTAACGTCAGATCCCGAGGACCTCCAGATGCTGTGCGGCCCCGGCGTCCACATCATCAAAATCTGA
- a CDS encoding P-loop ATPase, Sll1717 family has translation MADGPVLAHLHFGREDAERDVTEGLLLRGGFLPNAAYRGALSGRKMLIIGRKGSGKSAICMQLMADGPGGHGGGKVLVTPDEAAGEEIRRFELQGLPGDSAKALIWRYVLAVHAARHLVTHAKDAHGKRPNSVKALGRFLKQNGEATDSGRLVERLAQGARGLQTSLSLEAFGVKASVDLAQSPSEGARAARQLEIVEQGVARTFADLGCDGVVHPPLLLMVDQLEQVWSAEPDSNSMVIGLLLAAKHAASLYGRSVRFLLFLRADIYDSLSFGEGDKLHGDELRIVWTEQALRDLALTRARASVGEELGEERLWKELFPGTVGGEETVKYLFRHFLPRPRDAIQFLNLCQEKAWLEHQQEWITEADVQQAGRQFSEWKLKDLSSEYLVAHPFLNHLRPLFQNTGYVVTRAALARRFEAAAETLHHDFPAYANALTLPGVIDVLYGVGFLGVRRGNDVVFAGDDVLPVQPHETEFHVHACFRAALGATRPFDLRPYEAQFADVRNTPGDFSPTTSGTTPLNRDDRLLWELKRPGTTGRPRRRSSRPAERPHPESPRQAPGGPPGGRVHRLRDTGHASRRPCRHRARRQHPGGHATGA, from the coding sequence ATGGCCGACGGTCCAGTGCTCGCGCACTTGCACTTCGGGCGGGAGGATGCCGAACGGGATGTGACTGAGGGGCTGTTGCTGCGGGGTGGGTTCCTGCCCAACGCCGCGTATCGGGGTGCTCTCAGTGGGCGCAAGATGCTGATCATCGGGCGTAAAGGCTCCGGCAAGAGCGCCATTTGCATGCAGCTGATGGCGGACGGACCCGGTGGGCACGGCGGCGGCAAGGTGCTTGTCACGCCCGACGAGGCCGCGGGGGAGGAGATCCGGCGGTTCGAATTGCAGGGCTTGCCCGGGGACTCGGCCAAGGCGTTGATCTGGCGGTATGTGCTTGCTGTGCACGCGGCTCGGCATCTCGTGACGCATGCCAAGGACGCCCACGGCAAGAGGCCCAACTCCGTGAAGGCGCTTGGGCGGTTTCTCAAGCAGAACGGGGAGGCGACGGACAGCGGCCGGCTGGTGGAGCGGCTGGCTCAAGGGGCGCGTGGGTTGCAGACCTCCCTGTCTCTGGAGGCCTTCGGCGTCAAGGCGAGCGTGGATCTCGCGCAGTCGCCGTCAGAGGGGGCGAGGGCCGCGCGGCAGCTGGAGATTGTCGAGCAAGGGGTGGCGCGGACCTTCGCCGATCTGGGGTGCGACGGTGTCGTGCACCCTCCGTTGCTGTTGATGGTGGATCAGCTGGAGCAGGTGTGGTCCGCGGAGCCGGACAGCAACTCCATGGTGATTGGGCTGCTGTTGGCGGCGAAGCACGCGGCGAGTCTATACGGCCGGTCGGTGCGGTTTCTGCTGTTCCTGCGGGCCGACATCTATGACTCTCTGTCCTTCGGGGAGGGCGACAAGCTCCATGGCGACGAGCTGCGGATCGTTTGGACCGAGCAGGCTCTAAGGGATCTTGCGCTGACCCGGGCGCGGGCGTCCGTCGGGGAGGAGCTGGGTGAGGAGCGGCTGTGGAAGGAGCTGTTTCCGGGGACTGTCGGTGGCGAGGAAACCGTGAAGTATCTCTTCCGTCACTTTCTGCCACGGCCGCGTGACGCCATCCAGTTTCTCAACCTCTGCCAGGAGAAGGCCTGGCTGGAGCACCAACAGGAATGGATCACCGAGGCGGACGTGCAGCAGGCGGGCCGGCAGTTCTCGGAGTGGAAACTCAAGGATCTGAGCTCGGAGTATCTGGTCGCGCACCCCTTCCTCAATCATCTGCGCCCGCTTTTCCAGAACACCGGATACGTCGTCACGCGCGCCGCGCTCGCACGCCGGTTCGAGGCTGCTGCCGAGACCCTCCACCATGATTTCCCCGCGTACGCCAACGCGTTGACCCTCCCCGGAGTCATCGATGTGCTCTACGGCGTCGGCTTCCTCGGGGTGCGGCGTGGGAACGACGTAGTGTTCGCGGGCGACGACGTCCTGCCGGTCCAGCCGCACGAGACGGAGTTCCACGTCCACGCGTGTTTTCGGGCGGCGCTCGGCGCGACCAGGCCTTTCGACCTACGGCCCTATGAGGCGCAGTTCGCGGACGTGCGGAACACGCCGGGCGACTTCAGCCCCACGACGTCCGGGACCACCCCCCTCAACCGTGACGACCGGCTGCTGTGGGAGCTTAAGCGCCCCGGAACCACCGGCCGCCCACGTCGAAGGTCTTCCCGTCCCGCTGAACGACCTCATCCTGAGTCTCCTCGCCAAGCGCCCGGAGGACCGCCCGGCGGACGCGTCCACCGTTTACGAGACACTGGGCACGCTTCTCGTCGACCATGCCGTCACCGAGCCCGGCGGCAGCATCCTGGAGGTCACGCAACTGGGGCATAG
- a CDS encoding roadblock/LC7 domain-containing protein, with translation MQTTDNSLTWLLKSLLERTRGTRHALALSRDGLKLCWTEHLTLDQADQLAAICSGIQALAQGASMEFGDGTGGVRQSMTEFHGGLLFIVEAGEGAHLAVLAEEDADPGVVGHQMSELVEQIGEHLRAEPREPVPGSAAS, from the coding sequence ATGCAGACCACCGACAACAGCCTCACCTGGCTCCTCAAGAGCCTCCTGGAGCGCACCCGTGGCACCCGGCACGCTCTCGCCCTGTCCCGCGACGGCCTGAAGCTCTGCTGGACCGAACACCTGACACTCGACCAGGCCGACCAACTCGCCGCCATCTGCTCCGGCATCCAGGCCCTCGCCCAAGGCGCGTCCATGGAGTTCGGCGACGGCACCGGCGGCGTCCGGCAGTCCATGACCGAGTTCCACGGCGGCCTGCTGTTCATAGTGGAGGCCGGAGAGGGAGCGCATCTGGCCGTCCTCGCCGAGGAGGACGCCGACCCCGGCGTGGTGGGCCACCAGATGTCGGAGCTGGTGGAGCAGATCGGCGAGCACCTGCGCGCCGAGCCCCGAGAGCCCGTTCCGGGAAGTGCCGCGTCGTGA
- a CDS encoding cytochrome P450 codes for MSTAQQVPDILSPEFAADPYPAYRLMRDTAPLIWHEATQSYIISRYEDVERVFKDKSGEFTTDNYDWQIEPVHGKTILQLSGREHAVRRALVAPAFRGADLQEKFLPVIERNSRELIDAFRNSGSADLVNDYATRFPVNVIADMLGLDKADHARFHRWYTSVIAFLGNLSGDPEVAAAGERTRVEFAEYMLPIIRERRENLGDDLLSTLCAAEVDGVRMSDEDIKAFCSLLLAAGGETTDKAIASIFANLLLHPDQLAAVRADRDLIPRAFAETLRYTPPVHMIMRQSATEVKLSGGTIPAGVTVTCLIGAANRDESRYHDPDRFDIFRDDLTTTTAFSAAADHLAFALGRHFCVGALLAKAEVEIGVGQLLDAMPDMRLADGFDPVEEGVFTRGPQRLPVRFTPVTA; via the coding sequence ATGTCCACCGCGCAGCAGGTGCCCGACATCCTCTCGCCCGAGTTCGCCGCTGACCCCTACCCGGCGTACCGTCTGATGCGCGACACCGCGCCCCTCATCTGGCACGAGGCCACGCAGAGTTACATCATCTCGCGCTACGAGGACGTCGAGCGCGTCTTCAAGGACAAGAGCGGCGAGTTCACCACCGACAACTACGACTGGCAGATCGAGCCCGTGCACGGCAAGACGATCCTCCAGCTCAGCGGTCGTGAGCACGCCGTGCGCCGCGCCCTCGTGGCTCCAGCCTTCCGCGGCGCCGACCTCCAGGAGAAGTTCCTGCCCGTCATCGAGCGCAACTCGCGCGAACTGATCGACGCCTTCCGGAACTCCGGCTCCGCCGACCTGGTCAACGACTACGCCACCCGCTTCCCGGTCAACGTGATCGCCGACATGCTGGGCCTCGACAAGGCCGACCACGCGCGCTTCCACCGCTGGTACACGTCCGTCATCGCCTTCCTCGGCAACCTCTCGGGCGACCCCGAGGTAGCCGCCGCGGGCGAGCGGACCCGTGTCGAGTTCGCCGAGTACATGCTGCCGATCATCCGCGAACGCCGTGAGAACCTGGGCGACGACCTGCTGTCCACGCTGTGCGCCGCCGAGGTCGACGGCGTGCGGATGAGCGACGAGGACATCAAGGCGTTCTGCAGCCTGCTGCTCGCCGCGGGCGGCGAGACCACCGACAAGGCGATCGCCAGCATCTTCGCGAACCTGCTGCTCCACCCCGACCAGCTCGCCGCGGTCCGCGCGGACCGCGACCTGATCCCGCGGGCCTTCGCCGAGACCCTGCGCTACACCCCGCCCGTCCACATGATCATGCGGCAGTCCGCGACCGAGGTGAAGCTCAGCGGCGGGACCATACCCGCGGGCGTCACCGTCACCTGCCTGATAGGCGCCGCCAACCGCGACGAGAGCCGCTACCACGACCCCGACCGTTTCGACATCTTCCGCGACGACCTCACCACCACGACCGCCTTCTCCGCCGCCGCCGACCACCTCGCCTTCGCGCTCGGCCGGCACTTCTGCGTGGGCGCGCTGCTCGCCAAGGCGGAGGTCGAGATCGGCGTCGGCCAACTGCTGGACGCCATGCCCGACATGCGCCTGGCCGACGGCTTCGACCCGGTGGAGGAGGGCGTCTTCACCCGCGGCCCGCAGCGCCTGCCGGTGCGGTTCACGCCCGTGACGGCCTGA
- the yaaA gene encoding peroxide stress protein YaaA: MLVLLPPSEGKAAAGRGAPLRPESLSLPGLAAARETVLTELVELCTGDEGKAREVLGLSEGLRGEVAKNAGLRTAGTRPAGEIYTGVLYDALDLASLDPSAKRRAARSLLVFSGLWGAVRVTDRIPSYRCSMGVKLPGPGALAAYWRTPMASVLPEAAGDGLVLDLRSSAYAAAWKPKGEVAGRTATVRVLHSQIVDGVEKRSVVSHFNKATKGRIVRALLTEGAAPKDPAGLVEALRDLGYVVEAEPPGRAGRPWALDVVVTEIH; the protein is encoded by the coding sequence GTGCTTGTGCTGCTGCCCCCGTCCGAAGGCAAGGCCGCCGCCGGCCGCGGCGCCCCGCTGAGGCCCGAGTCGCTGTCGCTGCCGGGGCTGGCCGCCGCCCGCGAGACGGTGCTGACGGAGCTGGTGGAGCTGTGCACCGGGGACGAGGGGAAGGCACGCGAGGTGCTCGGGCTGAGCGAGGGCCTGCGCGGCGAGGTCGCCAAGAACGCCGGGCTGCGCACGGCGGGGACGCGGCCCGCCGGGGAGATCTACACCGGTGTGCTCTACGACGCCCTGGACCTGGCCTCCCTCGACCCGTCGGCCAAGCGGCGCGCCGCACGTTCGCTGCTGGTCTTCTCCGGGCTGTGGGGTGCGGTGCGGGTGACCGACCGGATCCCCTCCTACCGCTGCTCGATGGGTGTGAAGCTGCCCGGACCGGGCGCACTGGCGGCGTACTGGCGTACGCCGATGGCCTCGGTGCTGCCCGAGGCGGCCGGTGACGGTCTGGTGCTGGACCTGCGGTCCTCGGCGTACGCGGCGGCGTGGAAGCCGAAGGGCGAGGTCGCGGGCCGGACGGCGACCGTGCGGGTGCTGCACTCCCAGATCGTGGACGGGGTGGAGAAGCGGTCCGTGGTCAGTCACTTCAACAAGGCCACGAAGGGCCGGATCGTGCGCGCCCTGCTGACCGAGGGGGCCGCCCCGAAGGACCCGGCCGGACTGGTGGAGGCGCTGCGGGACCTCGGGTACGTGGTGGAGGCGGAGCCGCCGGGCAGGGCGGGGCGGCCGTGGGCACTGGACGTGGTGGTGACGGAGATCCACTGA
- a CDS encoding sensor histidine kinase — protein MSVPAPPSQHRSAKAPHTSPTAPLVVLVVSAAAGGAAVALAPSGARTWALTVAAVAWVCVAAVVVVSHRLVRRARRTAAAQASETGRLKAQSAQLSAETAHLVNVTLPAVAERLRDGTSAADAVGGATPPSDPQLGRIVHTFADAVEEGVQHAAALDGERRQARHELNEAAAALERLAQETLPAAVARLREGQSADTVLAELDLPRLLMVRTPTESFIRELAHSERRAAAAQAASAKALSRVQAKSVSMLADLREMQERHGEEVFGDLLKLDHSTSQLGLMTDRLALLMGGRSSRAWNKPIVMESILRGAVGRIAAYQRVRLHCSTTAAISGFAAEGVMHLLAELMDNAANFSPPIDEVHVYVEDRSAGMVVTIEDSGLKMADAAMRRAEEAVSGHMTDLASLQGTRLGLAVVGRLAGKYGISVNYRPSSRGGTGVVVLLPPQLLAQQRESVSREATGRPAAGTAPTPGPAPAVAPAPALVPEATSRPDAPERSAARPEPPEQGQPRSATDSTLNGLPVRAPGRTMAEAEREREQRRSASDAASGAASEAADGAGPEQRPARDAGSRFGAFHRGRRSAGGTAGPDARPGSAPPAAP, from the coding sequence ATGTCAGTGCCTGCACCGCCCAGTCAGCACCGGTCGGCGAAGGCGCCGCACACCTCGCCGACCGCGCCCCTGGTCGTGCTGGTGGTGAGCGCCGCGGCCGGCGGTGCGGCCGTCGCCCTGGCACCGTCCGGCGCCCGCACCTGGGCGCTGACCGTGGCGGCGGTCGCCTGGGTGTGTGTCGCCGCGGTCGTCGTCGTCAGCCACCGGCTCGTCCGCCGGGCCCGGCGCACGGCCGCCGCGCAGGCCTCCGAGACCGGCCGTCTCAAGGCGCAGTCGGCGCAGTTGTCCGCGGAGACCGCGCACCTGGTCAACGTGACGCTGCCCGCCGTGGCCGAGCGGCTGCGGGACGGCACGAGCGCGGCCGACGCGGTGGGCGGCGCGACGCCGCCGTCCGACCCGCAGCTGGGCCGGATCGTGCACACCTTCGCCGACGCCGTCGAGGAGGGCGTACAGCACGCGGCCGCCCTGGACGGCGAGCGGCGGCAGGCCCGGCACGAGCTGAACGAGGCGGCAGCCGCGCTGGAGCGGCTGGCGCAGGAGACGCTGCCCGCCGCGGTCGCCCGGCTGCGCGAGGGCCAGTCCGCCGACACGGTGCTCGCCGAACTCGACCTGCCGCGGCTGCTCATGGTCCGCACCCCGACCGAGTCGTTCATCCGCGAACTCGCCCACAGTGAGCGGCGCGCAGCCGCGGCACAGGCCGCCTCCGCCAAGGCGCTCAGCCGCGTCCAGGCCAAGTCCGTCAGCATGCTCGCCGACCTGCGGGAGATGCAGGAACGACACGGCGAGGAGGTCTTCGGCGACCTGCTGAAGCTGGACCACAGCACCTCCCAGCTCGGCCTGATGACCGACCGGCTGGCGCTGCTCATGGGCGGCCGGTCCAGCCGCGCCTGGAACAAGCCGATCGTGATGGAGAGCATCCTGCGCGGCGCCGTCGGCCGTATCGCCGCCTACCAGCGGGTGCGCCTGCACTGCTCCACCACCGCCGCGATCTCCGGCTTCGCCGCCGAGGGCGTCATGCACCTGCTCGCCGAGCTGATGGACAACGCCGCGAACTTCTCCCCGCCCATCGACGAAGTGCACGTCTACGTCGAGGACCGCAGCGCCGGCATGGTCGTCACCATCGAGGACAGCGGCCTGAAGATGGCCGACGCGGCGATGCGCCGCGCCGAGGAGGCGGTGTCCGGTCACATGACCGACCTCGCCTCGCTCCAGGGCACCCGGCTCGGCCTCGCCGTGGTCGGACGGCTCGCGGGGAAGTACGGCATCAGCGTCAACTACCGCCCCTCGTCGCGCGGCGGCACCGGCGTCGTCGTCCTGCTGCCGCCGCAACTGCTCGCCCAGCAGCGCGAGTCGGTGTCGCGTGAGGCGACCGGCCGCCCCGCCGCGGGCACCGCGCCCACGCCGGGCCCCGCCCCGGCCGTGGCACCCGCCCCGGCCCTGGTGCCCGAGGCCACCTCGCGTCCCGACGCCCCGGAGCGGTCCGCCGCCCGGCCGGAGCCGCCCGAACAGGGGCAGCCCCGAAGCGCCACCGACTCCACGCTGAACGGCCTGCCCGTCCGCGCCCCCGGCCGCACCATGGCCGAGGCGGAACGGGAGCGCGAGCAGCGCCGGTCGGCGTCCGACGCGGCATCCGGGGCGGCGTCCGAGGCAGCGGACGGAGCCGGCCCGGAGCAGCGTCCGGCACGCGACGCCGGTTCACGGTTCGGCGCCTTCCACCGCGGGCGCCGGTCCGCGGGCGGCACCGCCGGACCGGATGCCCGGCCCGGGTCCGCGCCGCCGGCCGCCCCGTAG
- a CDS encoding RNB domain-containing ribonuclease, giving the protein MPRRPLRATGAPEGLLRAALAALRTTPGVPGGFPPAVLAEAERAARDPALPLHDATDIPFFTLDPPGSADPDGNGLDRATHLSRRGGGYRVRCAVADVAAFVVPSGAVDAETHRRASTLYLPDGPVPLYPAVLGRGAASLLPGQTRPAVLWTVDLDAEGRTRAVDVRRALVRSRAQLDRAGVQKEIDAGTADEPVALLQDVGRLRERLEAERGGISLVVPELEVVEHPADVPGGRAYEQAYHAPLPADRWNAQLSLLTGMAAAELMLAHGTGVLRTLPAAPDGAVGRLRRSAHALRVDWPHHVSYAALLRTLDADRPRHAAFLRECATLLSGAGYTVFRDGGLPAITTHAAVAAPYAHCTAPLSRLADRYATEICLAAAAGRDVPEWVLAALDTLPERMAEGARRAAAVERECLDVVEAALLKDRVGELFDGCVIDVDEHRPTTGTVHVESPAVVARVEDGTAPLPLGERLRLRLTRADPSAPPPARVRFTPA; this is encoded by the coding sequence ATGCCCCGTCGCCCGCTCCGCGCGACCGGCGCCCCCGAAGGACTCCTGAGGGCCGCCCTCGCCGCACTGCGCACCACGCCAGGCGTGCCCGGAGGCTTCCCGCCCGCGGTGCTCGCCGAGGCGGAACGGGCCGCACGGGACCCCGCCCTCCCCCTGCACGACGCCACCGACATCCCGTTCTTCACCCTCGACCCGCCCGGCTCCGCCGACCCCGACGGGAACGGCCTCGACCGGGCGACGCACCTGTCCCGCCGGGGCGGCGGCTACCGCGTCCGCTGCGCCGTCGCCGACGTGGCCGCTTTCGTCGTACCGTCGGGCGCCGTCGACGCCGAGACGCACCGGCGGGCGAGCACCCTGTACCTCCCCGACGGTCCGGTCCCGCTGTACCCGGCCGTCCTGGGCCGGGGTGCCGCGAGCCTGCTGCCCGGGCAGACCCGGCCCGCCGTGCTGTGGACGGTCGACCTGGACGCGGAGGGCCGCACGCGGGCCGTCGACGTCCGCCGCGCCCTGGTCCGCAGCCGGGCACAGCTGGACCGCGCCGGGGTGCAGAAGGAGATCGACGCCGGGACCGCCGACGAACCGGTCGCGCTGCTCCAGGACGTGGGGCGGCTGCGGGAGCGGCTGGAGGCCGAGCGCGGCGGCATCTCGCTCGTGGTGCCCGAGCTGGAGGTCGTGGAGCATCCGGCGGACGTGCCCGGGGGCCGCGCGTACGAGCAGGCGTACCACGCCCCTCTCCCGGCCGACCGCTGGAACGCCCAGCTCTCCCTGCTCACCGGCATGGCCGCCGCCGAACTGATGCTGGCCCACGGCACCGGCGTGCTGCGCACCCTGCCGGCCGCCCCCGACGGCGCGGTCGGCCGGCTGCGGCGCAGCGCGCACGCCCTGCGCGTCGACTGGCCGCACCACGTGTCGTACGCCGCCCTGCTGCGCACCCTCGACGCGGACCGGCCGCGGCACGCGGCCTTCCTGCGGGAGTGCGCGACCCTGCTGAGCGGCGCCGGCTACACCGTCTTCCGGGACGGCGGGCTCCCGGCGATCACCACGCACGCCGCCGTCGCCGCGCCCTACGCGCACTGCACGGCACCCCTGAGCCGTCTCGCCGACCGGTACGCCACCGAGATCTGCCTGGCCGCCGCGGCCGGCCGGGACGTGCCCGAGTGGGTGCTCGCCGCGCTGGACACGCTGCCGGAACGGATGGCCGAGGGCGCCCGGCGCGCGGCCGCCGTGGAGCGGGAGTGCCTGGACGTGGTGGAGGCCGCGCTGCTGAAGGACCGCGTCGGCGAACTCTTCGACGGCTGTGTCATCGACGTCGACGAGCACCGTCCCACCACCGGCACCGTCCACGTGGAGTCCCCGGCCGTCGTCGCCCGCGTCGAGGACGGCACCGCACCACTGCCGCTGGGCGAACGGCTCCGGCTCCGGCTCACCCGGGCCGACCCGTCCGCCCCACCACCGGCGAGGGTGCGCTTCACCCCCGCGTGA